From the genome of Streptomyces sp. S4.7:
AAGTGACCCCGGACGACGTCACCGAGTGCGCCGCCGATGTCTCGGGGCTCGGCACGGTGGGCGAGAGGCACACCAGCTTCTGCGACCCCCGGCTCAATCCGGGCCAGGCACTGCACCTCGTCTCGGCGTGGACCAAGACGCTCTGAGCGACACCGCCGTGGTGCCGGACGCCCCGAAGTGCCCGCACGGCGCCGCCCGTTCCCCTCCGCATCCCGTTCCCCCCACCGCCTTTGAAGCCCCCTGCTCGAAAGGAGCCGACCGGTGCTTGGCATACCTGTCATCGCCCCGTACGTCCTGCCGACGGCGGACAGCCTGCCGGCCAACGTGGCCGGCTGGAAACCGGACCCCGAGCGCGCGGCGCTGGTGGTCCACGACATGCAGCGCTTCTTCCTCCGCCCGGTGCCCGAGCCACTGCGCTCCCAACTCATCGACAACGCCGTGCTGTTACGCAAACGGTCCGCCGAACTCGGCGTCCCGGTCGCCTACTCGGCGCAGCCCGGCGGGATGACACAGCAGGAGCGCGGACTGCTCCGGGACTTCTGGGGCCCGGGCATGCTCACCGCCGCCGGGGACCGGGAGGTCGTGCCGGAACTCGCCCCCGCCGACGGCGACTGGCTGCTGGTCAAGCGGCGTTACAGTGCCTTCTTCCGGTCCGACCTG
Proteins encoded in this window:
- a CDS encoding isochorismatase family protein, with protein sequence MLGIPVIAPYVLPTADSLPANVAGWKPDPERAALVVHDMQRFFLRPVPEPLRSQLIDNAVLLRKRSAELGVPVAYSAQPGGMTQQERGLLRDFWGPGMLTAAGDREVVPELAPADGDWLLVKRRYSAFFRSDLLERMRAANRDQLVLCGVYAHIGVLATAIDAYSHDIQVFLAADAVADFCAERHRTALEFVAQRCGMVVPSAEVFG